A region of Oceanicoccus sp. KOV_DT_Chl DNA encodes the following proteins:
- the hisC gene encoding histidinol-phosphate transaminase, with protein MSCDYIALANQGVQGLSAYQAGKPIEELQRELGLEHIVKLASNENPLGPSAKVLAAIGKAAADIVRYPDSNGFELKAALADRLAVASQQITLGNGSNDVLDLIARAYLEPGKSAVFSQHAFVVYPLAVKACGARAIVTKAKDWGHDLNAMVDAIADDTRVVFIANPNNPTGTLLSEAAIVDFLDKVPTNVIVVLDEAYFEYTNSADDGTDGIALLKYYPNLVVTRTFSKAYGLAALRVGYAVASAEITDVLNRVRAPFNVNSLALAAATAVLADSDYLERGRQVNREGMQQLTSGVKALGLRFIPSAGNFLAVEFKTDTGKLYQDLLKQGVIVRPVGVYEMPNHLRVSIGLQQENAAFLSALEKVL; from the coding sequence GTGAGCTGCGACTACATCGCGTTGGCCAATCAAGGGGTACAGGGTTTAAGCGCCTATCAGGCGGGTAAGCCTATCGAAGAGTTGCAGCGCGAGCTGGGGCTTGAGCATATTGTAAAACTAGCCAGCAATGAAAATCCTCTGGGGCCCAGCGCCAAGGTGTTAGCTGCCATTGGAAAAGCAGCAGCTGATATTGTGCGTTACCCCGATAGCAATGGTTTTGAATTAAAAGCGGCGCTGGCAGATCGGCTGGCGGTGGCCAGTCAGCAAATTACGTTGGGCAATGGTTCCAATGATGTGCTGGACTTAATTGCCCGCGCGTATCTTGAACCTGGTAAATCAGCCGTCTTCTCCCAGCATGCTTTTGTCGTTTATCCATTGGCAGTAAAAGCCTGCGGTGCTCGTGCCATTGTCACTAAAGCCAAAGACTGGGGCCACGATTTAAATGCCATGGTGGATGCCATTGCAGATGATACCCGCGTAGTATTTATCGCCAATCCTAATAATCCGACCGGTACCCTGTTAAGTGAAGCTGCCATAGTAGACTTTTTGGATAAGGTACCGACTAACGTTATTGTGGTGTTGGATGAAGCTTATTTTGAATACACCAATAGTGCTGACGATGGCACCGATGGTATTGCGCTGCTCAAGTATTATCCCAATTTAGTGGTGACACGGACTTTTTCCAAAGCCTATGGCTTGGCAGCGTTAAGAGTGGGATACGCTGTGGCATCTGCAGAAATTACCGATGTGTTGAATCGTGTTAGAGCGCCTTTTAATGTAAATTCGCTGGCACTGGCTGCGGCAACAGCAGTGCTGGCCGATAGCGATTATCTGGAACGGGGTCGGCAGGTTAACCGCGAAGGTATGCAACAGCTGACTTCGGGTGTGAAGGCATTGGGTTTGCGCTTTATTCCATCGGCGGGCAATTTTCTGGCGGTAGAATTTAAAACAGACACTGGCAAGCTTTATCAGGATTTATTAAAACAAGGGGTGATTGTTCGCCCGGTGGGTGTTTATGAAATGCCTAATCACTTGCGGGTTTCGATTGGTTTGCAGCAAGAAAATGCAGCGTTTCTCTCCGCCTTGGAAAAAGTGTTATAG
- a CDS encoding NAD(P)/FAD-dependent oxidoreductase, with translation MSQKVNPAGIPFTDDDATIEAALSEASVPTLLLTMIHMTGDASILQGSLRPAGVYLNEFQGFMSPEDQTAVRAQALEVIKAYRDGGCQLPPPPSKATIHEMMKFLVVEDVAEEYVPMLLEELELDGEDRREVNINATVECKQQFPVVVIGGGMSGVLAAIRLEEAGIPYTVIEKNPAVGGTWYENTYPGARVDVGNHFYCYSFEPGHEWSQFFSRQPELQTYFQNCAEKYGVLKHFRFNTEVVSARYSDSSQRWSITIRLQDGSTEMLDAAAVISAVGQLNRPNFPDIAGMDTFAGPSFHSAQWRHDVDLSGKKVAVLGSGASAFQLVPEIAKDVEHLTVFQRTPPWMFENPSYHDAVGEGKKWCLKHLPYYARWFRFLIFWPACDGAWPTITVDPEWPNQDRSINEINDIIRDTFTQYIAAQVGDDEDLLAKVIPDYAPLGKRTLQDNGSWLAALKRDNVDLVNEAVATVNAQGLITESGDQYDVDVIIYASGFKGNQFLWPMEITGKNGVSLQQQWGEDAEAYLGITVPNFPNFFCLFGPGTNLAFGGSLIQNSECEMRYIMGCLKAVLESGSSSIECKQSVCDDYNRRLREIHATMVWEHPSIKRSFYQNSKGHATLLSPWKILDFWRWTQQPDLAEFEVR, from the coding sequence ATGAGTCAAAAAGTTAACCCTGCCGGAATTCCATTCACCGATGATGATGCCACTATCGAGGCAGCACTGTCTGAAGCCAGTGTCCCGACGTTGTTGTTGACCATGATTCATATGACTGGCGATGCCAGTATTTTGCAGGGAAGTTTAAGGCCCGCCGGTGTGTATTTAAATGAATTTCAGGGGTTTATGTCACCAGAGGATCAAACTGCTGTTCGGGCCCAGGCATTAGAAGTTATTAAAGCGTACCGTGATGGTGGCTGTCAGCTACCGCCACCACCGAGTAAAGCCACTATTCATGAAATGATGAAATTTTTGGTGGTAGAGGACGTTGCTGAAGAATACGTTCCGATGTTGTTGGAAGAGTTGGAGTTGGATGGCGAGGATCGGCGTGAAGTTAACATCAATGCAACAGTCGAGTGTAAGCAGCAATTTCCGGTAGTGGTTATTGGTGGAGGTATGTCAGGTGTATTGGCTGCAATTCGGCTAGAGGAGGCGGGTATCCCTTATACGGTTATTGAAAAAAACCCGGCGGTTGGCGGTACCTGGTATGAAAACACGTATCCCGGTGCGCGGGTCGATGTCGGTAACCATTTTTATTGCTACTCATTTGAACCGGGGCACGAGTGGAGTCAATTTTTTTCACGACAACCGGAATTGCAGACCTATTTTCAAAATTGCGCAGAAAAATACGGTGTGTTGAAGCATTTTCGATTTAATACCGAGGTAGTTTCAGCGCGTTATAGCGACAGTAGTCAGCGCTGGTCGATCACCATCCGGTTACAGGATGGCAGTACTGAAATGTTGGATGCGGCGGCGGTGATTAGTGCAGTAGGGCAGCTTAATCGACCCAATTTTCCTGATATTGCCGGCATGGATACGTTTGCGGGGCCGTCATTTCATTCTGCGCAGTGGCGTCATGATGTGGATTTAAGCGGTAAGAAAGTGGCAGTGCTTGGGAGCGGTGCCAGTGCGTTCCAGTTGGTGCCGGAGATAGCCAAAGACGTTGAGCATTTGACTGTGTTTCAACGAACGCCGCCCTGGATGTTTGAAAATCCCAGTTACCATGATGCAGTAGGCGAAGGAAAAAAATGGTGTCTAAAGCATTTGCCCTATTACGCACGCTGGTTTCGATTTTTAATTTTCTGGCCTGCTTGTGATGGCGCCTGGCCAACAATTACCGTTGACCCTGAATGGCCTAATCAGGACCGCTCTATCAATGAGATAAACGATATTATCCGCGATACGTTTACCCAATATATTGCCGCGCAGGTTGGTGATGATGAGGACTTATTGGCCAAGGTAATTCCCGACTATGCCCCGCTGGGGAAGCGAACGCTTCAGGACAATGGCAGTTGGCTGGCAGCTCTGAAGCGGGACAATGTAGACCTGGTTAACGAGGCAGTAGCTACGGTGAATGCACAGGGCCTGATTACCGAGAGCGGTGATCAATACGATGTCGATGTAATCATCTACGCCTCGGGTTTTAAAGGTAATCAGTTTTTGTGGCCAATGGAGATTACCGGCAAAAATGGTGTTTCTTTACAGCAGCAGTGGGGGGAAGACGCTGAGGCGTATCTCGGTATCACGGTGCCTAACTTCCCTAATTTCTTTTGTCTCTTTGGGCCAGGCACGAATTTGGCCTTCGGTGGCAGTTTGATCCAAAACTCAGAGTGCGAAATGCGCTATATCATGGGATGCTTGAAGGCGGTGCTGGAGTCGGGGAGTAGCTCGATTGAATGCAAGCAGTCGGTGTGCGATGACTATAATCGTCGCTTGCGAGAAATACACGCTACCATGGTGTGGGAGCATCCATCCATTAAGCGCAGTTTTTATCAGAACTCGAAAGGACATGCCACACTGCTGTCGCCATGGAAAATATTGGATTTCTGGCGCTGGACGCAGCAACCAGATTTGGCGGAGTTTGAAGTACGGTAG
- the nfi gene encoding deoxyribonuclease V (cleaves DNA at apurinic or apyrimidinic sites), with protein MKIQQLHSWDVTLTEAKAIQNELAAKISLHDDVNQLRFVAGTDIGFEDNFGVTRAAVVVLTFPELEIVEYQIAKRPTIMPYIPGYLSFRECPALLDAMEKLQQSPNIILCDGQGIAHPRRLGIASHLGLITGLPTIGVGKSRLIGKHHAVGRSKGDWQPLIDKGQTIGAALCSRDKTLPIYISAGNNICLATAIDVVLACCKQYKLPETTRWADAIASNKKCFRDYLKNN; from the coding sequence ATGAAAATACAACAATTGCACTCTTGGGATGTGACCCTAACCGAGGCTAAAGCCATCCAAAATGAACTGGCAGCCAAGATTAGTTTGCACGATGATGTGAATCAGCTGCGTTTTGTAGCCGGCACTGATATCGGTTTTGAAGATAATTTTGGCGTCACCCGGGCAGCAGTGGTGGTTTTAACTTTTCCGGAACTGGAAATAGTTGAATACCAGATAGCCAAACGGCCAACGATAATGCCTTATATTCCAGGATATTTATCTTTTCGTGAATGCCCCGCACTCCTTGATGCCATGGAAAAATTACAACAATCACCTAATATTATCCTCTGTGACGGTCAGGGCATTGCTCACCCTCGCCGACTGGGTATTGCCAGCCATTTAGGACTTATAACCGGCCTCCCGACTATTGGCGTTGGTAAAAGCCGGCTGATCGGAAAACATCATGCGGTAGGACGTAGCAAGGGAGATTGGCAACCGCTTATCGATAAAGGCCAAACCATTGGTGCGGCGCTGTGCAGTCGCGACAAAACGCTGCCCATCTATATTTCTGCAGGAAATAACATTTGTTTAGCGACCGCTATTGACGTAGTACTGGCGTGCTGTAAACAATATAAACTGCCAGAAACGACACGCTGGGCGGACGCTATAGCATCAAATAAAAAATGCTTCCGCGATTATTTAAAAAATAACTAA
- a CDS encoding PhnD/SsuA/transferrin family substrate-binding protein produces MLFVDSWASSLEALKTNRADLSFIPQSMLMRTQENPKLRVVANIPGVDVMIYTKKDSKLASIDQLTDKKVAAVLDSTGQLMGANALKKLGILTNVEYSSLVSPIDLFVGLFQNRYDAIFISSTAFHSLQISFQQRLKSIGKLGTSSGLYLYAGECVNDSRLELMKRRLLTDDPEPGISYFLAQFGFGKFAPVSEAELTRAIAAAKDLSSAN; encoded by the coding sequence GTGTTATTTGTCGATAGCTGGGCATCGTCACTCGAAGCCTTAAAAACTAATCGCGCAGATTTGAGTTTTATTCCCCAGTCAATGCTCATGCGTACGCAGGAAAACCCGAAGCTTAGAGTTGTTGCTAATATTCCGGGTGTCGATGTGATGATTTACACTAAAAAGGATTCAAAGCTCGCAAGCATCGATCAGCTTACGGACAAAAAAGTTGCTGCGGTGTTAGATTCTACTGGTCAGTTGATGGGTGCCAATGCGCTTAAGAAGCTAGGAATATTAACTAATGTTGAATATTCCTCGTTAGTAAGTCCGATTGACTTATTCGTGGGTTTGTTTCAAAACCGATACGATGCCATTTTTATATCTAGCACGGCGTTCCACTCATTACAGATTTCTTTTCAACAGCGACTAAAGTCGATAGGAAAATTGGGTACGTCTTCAGGTCTTTACCTGTATGCAGGTGAGTGTGTTAATGACTCCCGGCTCGAGTTAATGAAACGCCGTTTATTAACGGATGATCCCGAACCAGGAATTAGTTATTTTTTGGCTCAGTTCGGTTTTGGTAAATTTGCACCCGTGTCGGAGGCAGAGTTGACAAGGGCTATTGCTGCAGCTAAAGATTTATCCTCTGCTAATTAA
- a CDS encoding SDR family oxidoreductase: MKNQYALVTGATSGIGLEFAKQLAARGYNIIAVARRQQQLQAVVDELPGSSHQYCVADLGRAEGVEAVVKLMAAQHVQLLINNAGYSVLEPFYQSDLSVQQDILNVNCTAVMTLAHTFLRQAQTGDALINLASVVSYLPTPAQPMYSASKAFISALSECLWDEHKGRGVYVMGLCPGVTKTAFILRATGGESDGQTLPEMLIQTTEQVVQEALSALDKRKKSIVITGWVNRMMMLMPRVLSRHRLIKVLSVIGNPDNAL; the protein is encoded by the coding sequence GTGAAGAATCAATATGCATTGGTCACTGGGGCGACTTCCGGGATTGGCCTGGAGTTTGCGAAACAGTTAGCAGCTCGAGGCTATAACATTATTGCCGTGGCGCGAAGGCAGCAGCAGTTACAAGCAGTGGTTGATGAATTGCCTGGTAGCAGTCATCAATATTGTGTGGCGGATTTAGGGCGAGCAGAAGGTGTTGAGGCTGTTGTTAAGTTGATGGCGGCACAGCATGTTCAGCTGTTGATCAATAACGCGGGCTACAGCGTGTTGGAGCCGTTTTATCAATCGGATTTATCGGTGCAGCAAGATATTCTCAATGTTAATTGTACGGCGGTAATGACCTTGGCGCATACATTTTTAAGGCAAGCGCAGACTGGTGATGCATTAATTAATTTAGCATCAGTGGTTTCTTATTTGCCGACTCCGGCTCAGCCTATGTACAGCGCCAGTAAGGCATTTATTTCTGCATTGTCAGAATGTTTATGGGATGAGCATAAGGGAAGAGGCGTTTATGTGATGGGTTTATGCCCCGGTGTGACGAAAACGGCGTTTATTTTACGCGCGACGGGTGGCGAGTCAGATGGTCAAACGTTGCCTGAGATGCTAATACAAACCACGGAACAGGTTGTTCAGGAAGCTTTAAGCGCTTTGGATAAGCGCAAGAAGTCGATCGTCATTACCGGCTGGGTTAATAGAATGATGATGCTAATGCCTCGTGTGTTAAGTCGACATCGACTGATAAAAGTGCTGTCGGTAATAGGCAACCCGGACAATGCGCTTTAA
- a CDS encoding TetR/AcrR family transcriptional regulator produces the protein MNKPTTNRRSQPPAKAAKKIRPGLGEQQNNITGAAIDLFSERGVNAVSVSDICKKAGISRDTYYRCFTDKETLINKLYQTAVNDHIEHVLNGWDLDYSNEAWLAQACDTTIDAILQQHKVAQFLFVESALPNSYAQQVIQHAYNKTAKRMQRWCTEKHGETLSKELLIALLVAAQWLVHDAINKGMSKRQVNQAKAATKQLFFATFASLEHDKEGN, from the coding sequence ATGAATAAACCAACAACAAATAGACGCTCACAACCCCCAGCTAAAGCTGCAAAAAAAATTCGTCCGGGGCTGGGTGAGCAACAAAACAACATTACCGGCGCTGCTATCGATTTATTCAGCGAGCGCGGAGTGAATGCAGTGTCTGTTTCCGATATCTGTAAGAAGGCAGGTATTTCCAGAGACACCTATTACCGCTGCTTTACCGATAAAGAAACACTTATCAACAAGCTCTATCAAACAGCGGTTAACGATCATATTGAACATGTACTTAATGGTTGGGATCTGGATTACAGTAATGAAGCATGGCTGGCACAAGCCTGTGACACTACTATTGATGCGATTTTGCAACAGCACAAAGTAGCACAATTTTTATTTGTTGAATCAGCGCTACCTAATTCCTACGCGCAACAGGTTATTCAACATGCTTATAATAAAACGGCAAAACGAATGCAGCGGTGGTGCACCGAAAAACACGGGGAAACATTATCTAAAGAATTATTGATTGCCTTATTAGTTGCGGCGCAATGGCTGGTACACGATGCCATCAACAAAGGGATGAGTAAACGGCAAGTCAATCAGGCGAAAGCAGCCACTAAACAACTTTTCTTTGCCACCTTTGCCAGTTTGGAACACGACAAGGAAGGTAACTAA
- a CDS encoding SDR family NAD(P)-dependent oxidoreductase produces MGELTGKVALITGASRGIGRAIAYRFAAEGAAVIAVASCLDQHGDLEGTLEQTVAAIVAAGGKSAAMVCDLTDTQARSDLLARANDLFGPVTILVNNAAGSKMLPPSMVTTKQRNFMFDLNVNVPIELSQQALAGMKQQGQGWILNISSRTAEQPEPPYPDSPMAAHAIGAYGATKAALNRYTEALAHELANDNIFINAMAPNNIVMTPGAAYIRDIAERRPDMVEPLEMMAEAALALCTGAHIGQVVYSRNIVHQTGRKVKSLDGNTIIGDALMAAEL; encoded by the coding sequence ATGGGTGAGTTAACCGGCAAGGTGGCGTTAATTACTGGCGCCAGTCGAGGTATAGGGCGCGCTATAGCCTATCGATTTGCCGCTGAGGGTGCTGCTGTTATTGCAGTCGCTTCGTGTTTAGATCAGCATGGTGACTTGGAAGGTACGTTAGAGCAAACGGTGGCTGCTATTGTTGCGGCGGGAGGAAAGTCTGCAGCAATGGTTTGCGATTTAACCGATACCCAAGCGCGCTCCGATTTGCTGGCGCGGGCGAATGACTTATTTGGGCCTGTGACTATTTTGGTTAACAATGCGGCCGGTTCAAAAATGTTGCCGCCGAGTATGGTGACCACCAAGCAGCGTAATTTTATGTTTGATTTAAATGTCAATGTCCCTATTGAGTTAAGTCAGCAAGCGCTGGCAGGCATGAAGCAACAAGGACAAGGTTGGATCTTGAATATTAGCAGCCGCACGGCCGAGCAGCCGGAGCCTCCCTATCCTGATTCTCCCATGGCCGCTCATGCTATTGGTGCCTATGGCGCTACTAAAGCCGCGCTGAATCGCTATACCGAAGCCTTGGCACATGAATTAGCCAACGATAATATTTTTATTAATGCGATGGCGCCTAATAATATTGTGATGACGCCGGGAGCAGCATATATTCGTGATATTGCCGAGCGTCGGCCGGACATGGTGGAGCCGCTGGAAATGATGGCAGAAGCGGCTTTGGCTCTGTGTACCGGAGCGCATATAGGGCAAGTGGTTTATAGCCGAAATATTGTTCACCAAACCGGGCGCAAAGTAAAAAGTTTGGATGGCAACACGATAATCGGCGATGCATTGATGGCGGCAGAATTATAA
- a CDS encoding NAD(P)-dependent oxidoreductase, giving the protein MKVLVVGGSGLIGGDAALYLHSQGHNVTIMARKKPVAPSLAALDFLAGDYIHDDFSQGQLQGFDWLVFSAAADIRNLPYDGSVTAEDFYRAANDEAVPRFFKWSRDAGIQSAVYIGTFYPQVAPEKIGECPYVTSRHHTDERVRALSTDSFRVCSLNAPFVLGYIEGLEVPHLAAMVQYVKGNIPELPLFSPRGGTNHISSKAIAVAVLNALKRGESGKAYLIGDENISWKEYLEMWCAAAGNPCELEVKDDDHPMLPNAIMFAGAGVTVSYEIDDNTQSVLDYPRQQIRTLISEVVAANS; this is encoded by the coding sequence ATGAAAGTATTAGTAGTCGGTGGTTCAGGATTAATTGGTGGTGACGCGGCCTTGTATCTACACAGTCAGGGGCATAACGTGACTATTATGGCGCGAAAAAAACCGGTAGCGCCATCCCTTGCCGCACTTGATTTTTTAGCGGGAGATTATATCCATGATGACTTCAGTCAGGGGCAGTTACAGGGTTTTGATTGGCTGGTGTTTTCAGCAGCGGCAGATATTCGCAACTTACCCTACGATGGCTCAGTCACTGCTGAGGATTTTTATCGAGCGGCTAATGATGAGGCGGTGCCACGATTTTTTAAGTGGTCGCGCGATGCGGGTATTCAGTCAGCAGTTTACATTGGAACATTTTACCCGCAGGTGGCGCCGGAAAAAATTGGCGAGTGTCCCTATGTAACCTCTAGGCATCATACTGATGAGCGCGTTAGAGCTTTATCCACGGATAGCTTTAGGGTGTGCAGTTTGAATGCCCCGTTTGTGCTTGGTTATATTGAGGGGTTAGAGGTGCCGCATCTGGCCGCCATGGTGCAGTATGTGAAAGGTAATATCCCGGAGCTACCGTTGTTTTCACCGCGCGGTGGCACCAATCATATCAGTTCAAAAGCTATTGCTGTTGCGGTACTGAATGCCTTGAAACGCGGCGAATCCGGTAAGGCGTATTTGATTGGCGATGAAAACATTAGCTGGAAAGAGTATCTGGAAATGTGGTGTGCGGCGGCAGGTAACCCCTGTGAACTTGAGGTGAAAGATGATGATCATCCTATGCTGCCCAATGCCATTATGTTTGCCGGGGCCGGCGTAACAGTGAGTTATGAAATAGACGATAACACCCAGTCGGTACTGGATTATCCGCGCCAGCAAATCCGCACATTAATTAGCGAAGTGGTTGCGGCAAATAGTTAA
- a CDS encoding sulfotransferase yields MYFDFDYYWQVVRHVWGLKGWRGRNNMLLRLLVITPVLLVINSLCFLLDYVLFPALWRQQVRQPVFIVGHARSGTTLMHRLMTADGDKFSYFLYWEMFFPSLLQKKIIRGLGWIDQQLLGGPIKRALVRWDNKTFGPYRHMHHMSLWNSEEDQFAMQAAFVTQQWSLDIPLMDKLDIFHVDQMLHKRQRWLRHYKELVKRQLLLNGGDKIHLSKNPVMSGWVESIIETFPDARIVVMMRDPKQCIPSVLKLVESTWKGKRWSKAQYQLSLDALQAISFDTFKLPRKVLADHPQTPQCVVDYRQLTSDPKSCVESVYAALNIELSASFDRYLTAQAEKEKSHHSKFEYSLGEYDLDEQLIEQELAEFYPIYQWPREHETVDEE; encoded by the coding sequence ATGTATTTTGATTTTGATTATTACTGGCAAGTAGTGCGCCATGTTTGGGGTTTAAAAGGATGGCGTGGCAGAAATAACATGCTGCTGCGTTTACTGGTGATTACGCCCGTGCTGTTGGTGATTAATAGTCTGTGTTTTTTATTGGACTATGTACTCTTTCCCGCGCTGTGGCGGCAGCAAGTTCGGCAGCCGGTATTTATTGTGGGGCATGCGCGCAGTGGCACGACATTGATGCACCGCTTGATGACGGCCGATGGCGATAAGTTTAGTTACTTTTTGTACTGGGAAATGTTTTTCCCGTCACTGCTACAAAAGAAAATTATTCGTGGTCTGGGGTGGATAGATCAGCAGTTACTGGGCGGGCCGATTAAGCGCGCGCTAGTGCGTTGGGATAATAAAACTTTCGGGCCTTACCGACATATGCATCACATGAGTTTATGGAATTCTGAGGAAGACCAGTTTGCCATGCAAGCCGCTTTTGTGACCCAGCAGTGGTCGCTGGATATTCCGCTAATGGACAAGTTGGATATTTTTCATGTCGATCAAATGCTACATAAACGCCAGCGCTGGTTGCGGCACTATAAAGAACTCGTTAAACGTCAGCTGTTATTAAATGGCGGTGATAAGATCCATTTGAGTAAAAACCCGGTAATGAGCGGTTGGGTGGAGTCTATTATCGAAACCTTTCCCGATGCCCGTATTGTGGTCATGATGCGTGACCCTAAACAGTGTATACCCTCAGTATTAAAATTGGTTGAAAGTACCTGGAAGGGCAAGCGTTGGAGCAAAGCGCAATACCAGTTATCACTGGATGCTTTGCAAGCGATCTCCTTTGACACCTTTAAGTTGCCACGTAAAGTATTGGCAGATCATCCGCAAACACCACAGTGTGTGGTGGATTACCGACAGCTAACCAGTGACCCGAAGAGCTGTGTTGAATCGGTCTATGCCGCGCTCAATATTGAACTGTCTGCAAGTTTTGATCGCTATTTAACAGCGCAGGCAGAAAAAGAAAAATCCCACCACTCCAAATTTGAATACAGTCTGGGTGAATACGATTTGGATGAACAATTAATAGAGCAGGAATTGGCGGAGTTCTACCCGATTTATCAGTGGCCCCGCGAACACGAAACCGTTGACGAGGAATAA
- a CDS encoding TetR/AcrR family transcriptional regulator: MLVDAIHEACLKILHEEGHATLTTQRIADVAGINIASLYQYFPNKEAVLASIYEQEVSQSAEQTRRRFTELAQLSQDSLEKTLAAIIDIETTQLSKLYQMSPAFYLAYKESFDIHQRLDDLTQSLANPSWSEWFPQFLKSHSQRLRDGDLETISFIARASLAGNLQQAIKEQPERLNDETFKQELLTLLLSYLLKPAN, from the coding sequence TTGTTGGTAGATGCCATCCATGAAGCGTGCTTAAAAATATTGCATGAAGAAGGGCACGCGACATTAACCACCCAGCGTATCGCCGATGTCGCTGGCATCAACATCGCCTCACTCTATCAATACTTCCCTAATAAAGAAGCAGTGCTAGCTAGCATCTACGAGCAGGAAGTTAGCCAGAGCGCCGAGCAAACACGGCGCCGCTTTACTGAATTGGCACAACTATCCCAGGACTCTTTAGAAAAAACCCTTGCTGCCATTATTGATATTGAAACCACACAACTCAGTAAACTCTACCAAATGAGCCCTGCTTTTTATCTCGCCTATAAAGAAAGTTTTGATATCCACCAACGACTGGATGACTTGACCCAATCATTAGCCAACCCCTCCTGGTCGGAATGGTTTCCGCAGTTTTTGAAGAGCCATAGTCAACGCCTACGGGACGGAGATTTGGAAACCATCAGCTTTATTGCCCGTGCCAGCTTGGCAGGAAATTTACAACAGGCCATAAAGGAACAACCGGAGCGACTCAACGACGAGACTTTTAAGCAGGAATTACTAACCCTACTGCTCAGCTATTTACTCAAGCCTGCAAACTAA